One Acidimicrobiales bacterium genomic region harbors:
- a CDS encoding bifunctional [glutamine synthetase] adenylyltransferase/[glutamine synthetase]-adenylyl-L-tyrosine phosphorylase, translating into MDLPDTVTDLGPLPGWATGAVDRILDGRPASHDRVAADPSLAAALVTVVRASRMLTELLVADEGALEVLGASDQAPDRWDPLPADPETLLRQQRRTMLHLAARDLLGIADLVETTACLSDLAGWVLDTAVELVDAEGLAVIGMGKLGAHELNYASDIDLMFVGEGDGTRLARAARRVVEATARCYRVDTALRPEGRDGALVRTVGSYLAYWDRWAEPWEFQALMKASVVGGDPTVGGAFDEAATNAVWHRPFGPDDLRSVRAMKARTEAAVDNRAGGDRDLKLGQGGIRDVEFSVQLLQLVHGQADPALRIQATLPALGELGRAGYIDADDARGLDEAYRFLRRAEHAVQLADGRQVHSLPDDQGELDRIARVLGYGGGPEATPGEQLDKDRKRYRASVRSIHERLYFRPLLEAFAEVPGALTPVTAAARLGAFGFTDANRTRAAVRELTSGLNRTSRLMAQMLPLILDWLSTSPDPDQGLLGLRTLVTDRARGSRITAMFRESPETARRLCILLGTSSWLGDTVSHDPDLVARLPRIGREAPPERSELAESARRTIDWRAEPTDRQGGLRRWKDRQVLAVAVAEILDDASVAESGQRLATIAEATLEAALGAVEAAVPFAIVAAGRLGGHELAYHSDLDLLFVHGGSGADDEGEAKRVSSALMRFVGGSTPAERLYEVDPDLRPEGRQGPLARSLSGFDAYWQRWSAPWERLAMVRARPVAGDPGVADAWAELLDQHLWGSPVSEHELREIRMVKARMESERIPAGEDPRFHLKLGRGALADIELCVQLLQLQHRVRAHGTETGIEALEADGVLPPDDAAILLESYEFCERVRNRWHLLRNGPGDSLPPDPDALRHLARSLDTSPTRLRDEYLRVTRRARVVVEREFYGEA; encoded by the coding sequence GTGGACCTCCCGGACACCGTCACCGACCTGGGCCCGCTCCCGGGCTGGGCCACCGGCGCGGTCGACCGGATCCTGGACGGCCGACCCGCCTCGCACGACCGGGTCGCTGCCGACCCGTCGCTCGCCGCGGCCCTGGTCACGGTGGTGCGAGCCAGCCGGATGCTGACCGAGCTGCTCGTGGCCGACGAGGGCGCGCTCGAGGTGCTGGGCGCCAGCGACCAGGCGCCCGATCGGTGGGATCCCCTGCCCGCCGACCCGGAGACCCTGCTCCGGCAGCAACGCCGCACCATGTTGCATCTGGCCGCCCGCGACCTGCTCGGGATCGCCGATCTGGTCGAGACCACCGCCTGCCTGTCCGATCTGGCGGGATGGGTGCTCGACACCGCCGTCGAGCTGGTCGACGCCGAAGGACTGGCGGTGATCGGCATGGGCAAGCTCGGCGCCCACGAGCTCAACTACGCGAGCGACATCGACCTCATGTTCGTGGGCGAGGGCGACGGGACTCGGTTGGCCCGAGCCGCCCGACGGGTCGTGGAGGCCACAGCACGCTGCTACCGGGTCGACACCGCCCTACGTCCGGAGGGGCGCGACGGCGCGCTGGTGCGCACGGTGGGGTCCTACCTCGCCTACTGGGACCGCTGGGCCGAGCCCTGGGAGTTCCAGGCCCTGATGAAGGCGTCGGTGGTCGGCGGGGATCCGACCGTCGGTGGCGCCTTCGATGAGGCGGCAACCAACGCGGTCTGGCACCGACCGTTCGGCCCCGACGACCTGCGGTCGGTGCGGGCGATGAAGGCACGCACCGAGGCCGCCGTCGACAACCGGGCCGGAGGCGACCGTGACCTCAAGCTTGGTCAGGGCGGCATTCGCGACGTCGAGTTCTCGGTGCAGCTGCTCCAGCTCGTGCACGGCCAGGCCGACCCCGCCCTGCGGATCCAGGCGACCCTTCCCGCCCTGGGCGAGCTGGGTCGGGCCGGCTACATCGACGCCGACGACGCCCGCGGCCTGGACGAGGCCTACCGCTTCCTGCGGCGAGCCGAGCACGCGGTCCAGTTGGCCGACGGCCGCCAGGTGCACTCCCTGCCCGACGACCAGGGCGAACTGGACCGCATCGCCCGGGTGCTCGGCTATGGGGGCGGACCCGAGGCCACCCCCGGCGAACAGCTCGACAAGGACCGCAAGCGGTACCGGGCGTCGGTGCGCTCGATCCACGAACGCCTCTACTTCCGGCCCCTGCTCGAAGCCTTCGCCGAGGTCCCCGGTGCGCTCACCCCCGTCACCGCCGCGGCACGCTTGGGCGCGTTCGGCTTCACCGACGCCAACCGCACCCGTGCCGCGGTGCGTGAGCTCACCTCGGGCCTCAACCGCACGTCGCGGCTGATGGCCCAGATGCTGCCGCTGATCCTCGACTGGCTCTCCACGTCGCCCGATCCCGACCAGGGACTGCTCGGCCTCCGCACCCTGGTCACCGACCGGGCCAGGGGCTCGCGGATCACCGCCATGTTCCGGGAGTCGCCCGAGACGGCCCGGCGGCTCTGCATCCTGTTGGGCACGAGCAGCTGGCTCGGCGACACCGTGAGCCACGACCCCGATCTGGTGGCGCGGCTGCCCCGCATCGGCCGCGAGGCACCCCCCGAGCGCTCGGAGCTGGCCGAATCGGCCCGTCGCACCATCGACTGGAGGGCCGAGCCGACCGATCGCCAAGGCGGGCTCCGACGCTGGAAGGACCGTCAGGTCCTGGCCGTTGCCGTGGCCGAGATCCTCGACGACGCCTCGGTGGCCGAGTCGGGACAACGATTGGCCACGATCGCCGAGGCCACGCTCGAGGCCGCCCTGGGGGCGGTCGAAGCCGCCGTGCCCTTCGCCATCGTGGCTGCCGGACGCCTCGGTGGCCACGAGCTTGCCTACCACAGCGACCTCGACCTGCTGTTCGTCCACGGAGGGTCGGGTGCCGACGACGAGGGGGAGGCCAAACGGGTGTCGTCGGCGCTGATGCGCTTCGTGGGCGGCTCCACCCCTGCCGAGCGCCTCTACGAGGTCGACCCCGACCTTCGGCCCGAGGGGCGTCAGGGGCCACTGGCCCGCAGCCTGTCCGGCTTCGACGCCTACTGGCAGCGCTGGTCGGCGCCGTGGGAGCGGCTCGCCATGGTCAGGGCCCGACCCGTCGCCGGCGACCCCGGGGTGGCCGACGCCTGGGCTGAGCTGCTCGACCAGCACCTGTGGGGGAGTCCGGTGAGCGAGCACGAGCTGCGCGAGATCCGGATGGTGAAGGCACGGATGGAGAGCGAGCGGATACCGGCCGGCGAGGATCCGCGCTTTCACCTCAAGCTGGGCCGGGGCGCCCTGGCCGACATCGAGCTGTGCGTGCAGCTGCTCCAGCTCCAGCACCGGGTCCGCGCCCACGGGACCGAGACCGGCATCGAAGCGCTCGAGGCCGACGGTGTGCTCCCGCCCGACGACGCGGCGATCCTGCTCGAGTCCTATGAGTTCTGCGAGCGGGTGCGCAACCGCTGGCACCTGCTCCGAAACGGCCCCGGCGACTCGCTGCCGCCCGACCCCGATGCGCTGCGCCACCTGGCTCGTTCCCTCGACACGAGCCCGACGCGCCTGCGCGACGAGTACCTGCGGGTCACCCGTCGGGCGCGCGTGGTCGTCGAGCGGGAGTTCTACGGCGAGGCCTGA
- the ectA gene encoding diaminobutyrate acetyltransferase, translating to MARPVRDNSETLNLPDDEPASITIRSPAPSDGHSMWLLASEPGGLDLNSPYAYLLAGHHFASTSVVAEAADGRLAGFVLAYIPPDQTDTVFVWQVATNPDFRGRGIGRQMLHAVIDRALPRGVTSMTATVTPSNEASRKLFNAVAGDRGTGCTERPCFGAELFPGDDHEPEHEIYVGPFGGPDGNDH from the coding sequence ATGGCGCGACCTGTACGCGACAACTCCGAGACCTTGAACCTCCCAGACGACGAACCAGCGTCGATCACCATCCGGTCCCCGGCTCCCTCCGACGGCCACTCGATGTGGCTGCTGGCCAGCGAGCCCGGCGGACTGGACCTCAACTCGCCCTACGCCTATCTGCTCGCGGGACACCACTTCGCTTCGACGAGCGTGGTGGCCGAAGCAGCCGACGGTCGCTTGGCGGGGTTCGTCCTCGCCTACATCCCACCCGACCAGACCGACACCGTGTTCGTCTGGCAGGTGGCGACGAACCCCGACTTCCGGGGCAGGGGCATCGGACGGCAGATGCTGCACGCGGTCATCGACCGGGCGCTGCCACGCGGCGTCACCTCGATGACCGCCACCGTCACCCCGTCCAACGAGGCGTCACGAAAGCTGTTCAACGCGGTCGCCGGCGACCGCGGCACCGGGTGCACCGAGCGACCCTGCTTCGGTGCCGAGCTCTTCCCCGGCGACGACCACGAACCCGAGCACGAGATCTACGTCGGCCCGTTCGGCGGACCCGACGGCAACGACCACTAA
- a CDS encoding NAD(P)-dependent alcohol dehydrogenase, whose amino-acid sequence MQALRLTAWKTDPELQEVDDPDPGPGQVVIRVGGSGACHSDLHLMHEFEEGVVPWGPPFTLGHENAGWVDAIGAGVTGLSIGDPVAVYGPWGCGRCIRCRLGMENYCERQAELGAAGGGLGHDGGMAPRMLVPSDRWLVPLGDLDPVEAAPLTDAGLTPYHAIKRSLPLLGPGSTAVVIGAGGGLGHMGVQILKALTPATVIGVDQHQAGLDRATAAGADHGVISDDQAAATITELSKGKGVDVTVDVVGADPTLALAAAITRPLGHLTIVGIGGGTLPIGFFSIAYEVSVATTYWGTIPELMEVITLGAQGRITPHVQRYTLADAMSAYEAMSAGTLDGRAVIVPD is encoded by the coding sequence ATGCAGGCACTACGACTGACCGCATGGAAGACCGACCCCGAGCTCCAGGAGGTCGACGACCCCGACCCCGGTCCCGGCCAGGTGGTGATCCGCGTCGGCGGTTCGGGTGCCTGCCACTCCGACCTCCACCTGATGCACGAGTTCGAGGAGGGTGTCGTTCCGTGGGGACCGCCGTTCACCCTCGGCCACGAGAACGCCGGCTGGGTCGACGCGATCGGTGCGGGGGTCACCGGGCTGTCGATCGGCGACCCGGTGGCCGTCTACGGGCCGTGGGGATGCGGGCGATGCATCCGTTGTCGGCTCGGCATGGAGAACTACTGCGAGCGTCAGGCCGAGTTGGGAGCTGCAGGCGGAGGCCTCGGCCACGACGGCGGCATGGCACCACGCATGCTGGTCCCGAGCGACCGCTGGCTCGTCCCGCTGGGCGATCTCGACCCGGTCGAGGCCGCGCCGCTCACCGACGCCGGTCTCACCCCGTACCACGCCATCAAGCGGTCGCTCCCGCTCCTCGGGCCCGGGTCGACCGCGGTGGTCATCGGCGCCGGCGGCGGGCTCGGCCACATGGGGGTGCAGATCCTCAAGGCCCTGACACCCGCCACGGTCATCGGTGTCGACCAGCACCAGGCGGGACTCGACCGCGCGACCGCGGCGGGAGCCGACCACGGGGTGATCTCCGACGACCAGGCCGCGGCCACCATCACCGAGCTGTCGAAGGGCAAGGGCGTCGATGTGACCGTCGATGTCGTCGGGGCCGACCCGACGCTCGCGCTCGCCGCCGCGATCACCCGTCCCCTCGGTCATCTCACGATCGTCGGCATCGGCGGGGGCACCCTGCCGATCGGCTTCTTCTCGATCGCCTACGAGGTGTCGGTGGCCACGACCTATTGGGGGACCATCCCCGAGCTGATGGAGGTCATCACCCTTGGGGCCCAGGGCAGGATCACGCCCCACGTGCAGCGGTACACGCTCGCCGACGCCATGAGCGCCTACGAGGCCATGTCCGCCGGCACCCTCGACGGCAGGGCGGTGATCGTCCCCGACTAG
- a CDS encoding MarR family winged helix-turn-helix transcriptional regulator produces the protein MQGRVENLLGALALALDDEVQSRTEAVAGHGPSAPATLVALLRRPDQSIERLRHSAGLSHSATVRLVDRLERDKLVIRRSAQDGRAVSLALSARGRRITLRLLQERRGVLSRALAGLSELDRRQLESLLEAMLRTQSRTRPDPTPVCRLCELSVCPLRRCPVPGGR, from the coding sequence ATGCAGGGACGTGTCGAGAACCTCCTCGGCGCCCTCGCCCTGGCCCTCGACGACGAGGTGCAGAGCCGCACCGAGGCCGTCGCCGGTCACGGGCCGTCGGCGCCCGCCACACTGGTCGCGCTGCTGCGACGACCCGACCAGTCGATCGAGCGGTTGCGCCACAGCGCCGGGCTGTCGCACTCGGCGACGGTGCGACTCGTCGACCGCCTCGAGCGCGACAAGCTCGTGATCCGTCGATCCGCACAGGACGGCCGTGCGGTGAGCTTGGCGCTGTCGGCTCGGGGTCGCCGCATCACCCTGCGGCTGCTCCAGGAGCGGCGGGGGGTGTTGTCGCGAGCCCTGGCCGGGCTCTCCGAGCTCGATCGGCGCCAGCTCGAGTCACTGCTCGAAGCCATGTTGCGCACCCAGTCCCGCACCCGGCCCGACCCCACCCCCGTCTGTCGCCTGTGCGAGCTGTCGGTGTGCCCCTTGCGCCGGTGCCCGGTGCCCGGGGGACGTTGA
- a CDS encoding thiamine pyrophosphate-dependent enzyme — MDPGPLGTLGVGMPFALAAQIANPDKRVLIVYGDGAFGLNGFEFDTAVRFGLPIVGVVGNDAAWGQMMRPQAMLYGADRMVATELTYTRYDKVVEALGGHGEHVTKPGDIVPAIERALASGKPALVNVEIRKDVDGMKGSTYV, encoded by the coding sequence ATGGATCCCGGGCCGCTCGGCACCTTGGGGGTCGGCATGCCCTTCGCCCTCGCCGCCCAGATCGCCAACCCCGACAAGCGGGTGCTGATCGTGTACGGCGACGGCGCCTTCGGCCTCAACGGGTTCGAGTTCGACACCGCTGTCCGGTTCGGTCTCCCGATCGTCGGGGTGGTCGGCAACGACGCCGCGTGGGGTCAGATGATGCGCCCGCAGGCCATGCTCTACGGCGCCGACCGGATGGTCGCCACCGAGCTCACCTACACCCGCTACGACAAGGTGGTCGAGGCCCTCGGTGGCCACGGTGAGCACGTCACCAAGCCCGGCGACATCGTCCCCGCCATCGAGCGGGCCCTGGCCTCGGGCAAGCCGGCGCTGGTCAACGTGGAGATCCGCAAGGACGTCGACGGCATGAAGGGCTCGACCTACGTCTGA
- a CDS encoding sensor domain-containing diguanylate cyclase: protein MTRSETPPAGGSARPDLVDEAFLADMVRASFHPYVVLAADGTILFAGDAVDDLIGIPADQLVGTNMADVLDPESRDRAIEAFQEFTSPDRPTTGWVGPALTIKLRHVAGHSISCRALAVPSGNPEFDGLVLWIRRTESNDRLDAAIASLVQGDDVETTLSRMLEFASEQMPYSVGAAGLGFDGSSFTTVVADPRAPRLLPNQEILPLEDSSTPWRVVLDGNSEVHVDADDLAEPIRTAAAQAGFLGCWAFALDQRTPHRDVLVFWRRAPGGPGPHLTEGIARIIRLIQLALEGDRTRRLLEKQANTDELTGLANRSLLYAELEVLRDHPPDRPFGILYCDLDDFKPINDELGHSMGDRVLQIAARRIAGQVRADDLAARIGGDEFAVLCPGTTTEALSQLADRVIGAFAEPITVQDEEISLGISVGAALLDPTDHPIDPSRVLDRADGALLQAKASGKGRWKVATHGS, encoded by the coding sequence GTGACACGATCCGAGACCCCGCCCGCCGGTGGGTCCGCGCGCCCCGACTTGGTCGACGAGGCGTTCCTCGCCGACATGGTGCGGGCCAGCTTCCATCCCTATGTCGTGTTGGCAGCCGACGGCACCATCCTCTTCGCCGGCGATGCCGTCGACGACCTGATCGGCATCCCGGCGGACCAGCTCGTCGGCACCAACATGGCCGATGTCTTGGATCCCGAGAGCCGCGATCGGGCCATCGAGGCGTTCCAGGAGTTCACCTCACCGGATCGGCCGACCACGGGCTGGGTCGGGCCGGCACTGACCATCAAGCTGCGCCACGTCGCCGGGCACAGCATCTCGTGTCGTGCCCTGGCCGTGCCCTCCGGAAACCCCGAGTTCGACGGGCTGGTGCTGTGGATCCGCCGCACCGAGTCCAACGACCGGCTCGACGCCGCCATCGCCTCGCTGGTCCAGGGCGACGACGTCGAGACCACGTTGTCCCGCATGCTCGAGTTCGCCTCCGAGCAGATGCCCTACTCGGTGGGCGCGGCGGGCCTCGGCTTCGACGGCTCGTCGTTCACCACCGTCGTCGCCGACCCCCGAGCGCCACGGCTTCTCCCCAACCAGGAGATCCTGCCGCTCGAGGACTCGTCCACTCCCTGGCGGGTCGTCCTCGACGGCAACAGCGAGGTGCACGTCGACGCCGACGACCTGGCCGAGCCGATCCGTACTGCCGCCGCTCAGGCCGGATTCCTGGGATGCTGGGCGTTCGCCCTCGACCAGCGAACCCCTCACCGCGACGTGCTGGTGTTCTGGCGACGGGCACCCGGCGGTCCCGGACCCCACCTCACCGAGGGCATCGCCCGCATCATCCGGCTCATCCAGCTGGCCCTCGAGGGCGACCGCACCCGACGGCTGCTCGAGAAGCAGGCCAACACCGACGAGCTCACCGGTCTCGCCAACCGTTCGCTGCTCTACGCCGAGCTCGAGGTGCTTCGCGACCACCCACCCGATCGACCCTTCGGCATCCTCTACTGCGACCTCGACGACTTCAAGCCGATCAACGACGAGCTGGGCCATTCCATGGGCGACCGAGTGCTGCAGATCGCGGCGCGACGCATCGCCGGCCAGGTCCGCGCCGACGACCTGGCCGCCCGCATCGGTGGCGACGAGTTCGCGGTGCTGTGCCCTGGCACCACCACCGAGGCGTTGTCCCAACTCGCCGACCGTGTCATCGGTGCCTTCGCCGAACCGATCACGGTCCAGGACGAGGAGATCAGCCTCGGCATCAGCGTGGGGGCGGCGCTGCTCGACCCGACCGACCACCCGATCGATCCCAGCCGGGTGCTCGACCGCGCCGACGGTGCGCTGTTGCAGGCCAAGGCCAGCGGCAAGGGCCGATGGAAGGTGGCCACCCACGGCTCCTAG
- the ectB gene encoding diaminobutyrate--2-oxoglutarate transaminase has translation MLDIFTTHESEVRSYCRNWPTVFERAKGDHIWNTEGRQYIDFFAGAGTLNYGHNPEPMKSALIEYLQNDGITHSLDAHTVARGKFLEAFHATILEPRGFDHKVMFPGPTGTNAVEAALKLARKATGRDTVVSFTNAFHGMTLGSLAITGNSMKRQGAGVALGNAVAMPYDGFLDGPVDSIEYFEAFLEDSGSGVEVPAMVILETVQAEGGINVAGFDWLRRLAALCERHGILLAIDDIQVGCGRTGQFFSFDDVGITPDIICLSKSLSGYGLPLAVTLMRPDLDVWSPGEHNGTFRGHNPAMVTATAALEHWRTGNFADDVRVKGQEVGDTLVEITETHPELGGEVKGRGMIKGIAFDDPAVASRIARHAFERGLIIETAGPDDEVLKLLPPLTIEPDTLREGLGIIAESARFVAERLDTDASGAVSAGTKGTDS, from the coding sequence ATGTTGGACATCTTCACCACCCACGAGTCCGAGGTCCGCAGCTACTGCCGCAACTGGCCGACCGTGTTCGAACGGGCCAAGGGTGACCACATCTGGAACACCGAAGGCCGCCAGTACATCGACTTCTTCGCCGGGGCCGGCACGCTCAACTACGGGCACAACCCCGAGCCGATGAAGTCGGCGCTCATCGAGTACCTCCAGAACGACGGCATCACCCACAGCCTCGACGCCCACACCGTCGCCCGCGGCAAGTTCCTCGAGGCCTTCCACGCCACGATCCTCGAGCCCCGAGGGTTCGACCACAAGGTGATGTTCCCCGGCCCCACCGGCACCAACGCGGTCGAGGCCGCGCTCAAGCTGGCGCGCAAGGCCACCGGCCGCGACACCGTGGTCAGCTTCACCAACGCCTTCCACGGCATGACCCTCGGCTCGCTCGCCATCACCGGCAACTCCATGAAGCGCCAGGGCGCCGGCGTGGCCCTCGGCAACGCCGTCGCCATGCCCTACGACGGCTTCCTCGACGGCCCGGTCGACTCGATCGAGTACTTCGAGGCGTTCCTCGAGGACAGCGGCAGCGGGGTCGAGGTGCCCGCGATGGTGATCCTCGAGACCGTGCAGGCCGAGGGCGGCATCAACGTCGCCGGGTTCGACTGGTTGCGCCGCCTCGCCGCGCTCTGCGAGCGACACGGCATCCTGCTCGCCATCGACGACATCCAGGTCGGCTGCGGTCGCACCGGGCAGTTCTTCAGCTTCGACGACGTCGGAATCACCCCCGACATCATCTGTCTGTCCAAGTCGCTCAGCGGCTACGGGCTGCCGCTGGCGGTGACGCTCATGCGTCCCGATCTCGACGTCTGGAGCCCCGGCGAGCACAACGGCACGTTCCGTGGCCACAACCCGGCGATGGTGACCGCCACCGCCGCCCTCGAGCACTGGCGTACCGGCAACTTCGCCGACGACGTCCGGGTGAAGGGCCAAGAGGTCGGCGACACGCTGGTCGAGATCACCGAGACCCACCCCGAGCTCGGCGGCGAGGTCAAGGGCCGCGGGATGATCAAGGGCATCGCCTTCGACGACCCGGCCGTGGCCTCGCGCATCGCCCGCCACGCCTTCGAACGGGGGCTCATCATCGAGACCGCGGGCCCCGACGACGAGGTGCTCAAGCTGCTCCCGCCGCTCACGATCGAGCCGGATACGCTCCGGGAGGGCCTCGGCATCATCGCCGAATCCGCCCGCTTCGTGGCCGAGCGCCTCGACACCGATGCCAGCGGCGCCGTGAGCGCCGGAACGAAGGGAACCGATTCGTGA
- the thpD gene encoding ectoine hydroxylase yields MTTVVDAYPSRVANEPSVTERREPIIHHPAGTASPGPASHEALVEFERDGYMVMESLFSPDEMDACLDELDALSRDPEVRRRPETITEPNADAMRSVFAVHRTNQLFSELAHDPRLVEIAEQILGSDVYIHQSRVNLKPGLTGQPFFWHSDFETWHIEDGMPRMRAVSASVALTDNTEFNGPLMLIPGSHRWFVSCVGETPERHYETSLRRQEIGTPDADTLSRMVNQGGIVAPKAKRGSVIFFECNTLHASGVNLAPAPRSNAFFVYNSVENEVGRPFGTVEPRPEYLASRETITTLR; encoded by the coding sequence GTGACCACCGTGGTCGATGCCTACCCATCCAGGGTTGCCAACGAGCCGTCGGTCACCGAACGACGCGAACCGATCATCCACCACCCGGCAGGGACCGCCTCCCCCGGCCCCGCCAGCCACGAGGCGCTCGTCGAGTTCGAGCGCGACGGCTACATGGTGATGGAATCCCTCTTCTCCCCCGACGAGATGGACGCCTGCCTCGACGAGCTGGACGCGCTCAGCCGCGATCCCGAGGTGCGCCGTCGGCCTGAGACGATCACCGAACCCAACGCCGACGCGATGCGTTCGGTGTTCGCCGTGCACCGCACGAACCAGCTCTTCTCCGAGCTCGCCCACGACCCACGTCTGGTGGAGATCGCCGAGCAGATCCTCGGCAGCGACGTCTACATCCATCAGAGCCGGGTCAACCTCAAGCCGGGCCTCACCGGACAGCCGTTCTTCTGGCACTCCGACTTCGAGACCTGGCACATCGAGGACGGCATGCCCCGCATGCGGGCCGTCAGCGCCTCGGTGGCGCTCACCGACAACACCGAGTTCAACGGGCCGCTCATGCTCATCCCGGGCTCTCACCGCTGGTTCGTGTCCTGTGTCGGGGAGACCCCCGAACGGCACTACGAGACCTCGCTGCGCCGCCAGGAGATCGGCACGCCCGATGCCGACACCCTCTCCCGGATGGTGAACCAGGGCGGCATCGTCGCCCCGAAGGCCAAGCGGGGCTCGGTCATCTTCTTCGAGTGCAACACCTTGCACGCGTCGGGGGTCAACCTCGCCCCGGCACCGCGGAGCAACGCCTTCTTCGTCTACAACAGCGTGGAGAACGAAGTCGGCCGGCCGTTCGGCACCGTCGAGCCCCGACCCGAGTACCTGGCCAGCCGGGAGACCATCACCACCCTCCGGTGA
- a CDS encoding ectoine synthase: protein MIVRTLADIEGTDRAVEGPTFVSRRLLLAGDGVKFSFHDTVLYAGTVTKMWYQNHVEAVYCIEGDGELEDLVNEKVYEIGPGTLYTLDGHERHILRAHSDLRMICVFTPALTGQELHDENGTYPLITS from the coding sequence GTGATCGTCCGCACACTCGCCGACATCGAAGGCACCGACCGCGCCGTCGAGGGCCCCACGTTCGTGAGCCGCCGCCTGCTGCTGGCCGGCGACGGCGTGAAGTTCTCGTTCCACGACACCGTGCTCTATGCCGGCACCGTCACCAAGATGTGGTACCAGAACCACGTCGAAGCGGTGTACTGCATCGAGGGCGACGGCGAGCTCGAGGACCTGGTCAACGAGAAGGTCTATGAGATCGGGCCCGGAACCCTCTACACCCTCGACGGCCACGAGCGCCACATCCTGCGTGCACACTCGGACCTGCGGATGATATGCGTGTTCACCCCAGCCCTCACCGGGCAGGAGCTCCACGACGAGAACGGAACGTATCCACTGATCACATCCTGA